The following DNA comes from Rosa rugosa chromosome 5, drRosRugo1.1, whole genome shotgun sequence.
agatggcaaagtgaccaactacaaactggttcaaaatgaaagggtgatcgacttccatacctggagctaagtctggtttggcctagatcgtcctagatcaagcttggaagtcggattaatcctgtgcgtccgatcagatttcagattaaatcagggacgtcgaaaaagtcaaaccatgatctagcgttctatacacaaaatcgtgatgaaaggcttacatggggatgatcagggggaagaggagatcacgaaaatgggaacgatcggcccatgcaacgccggaatcggggatttccggccgggtcgggtttgcatggctggggtgtcttcgatctccatctgggggcagcggcggggcaaggcggtggcagggagcggctggacggctcgaggcgacctcggggagggccgggtcgtggccggaggacgagcgacggcgccgctggcgtcgggtcgggtcggcgggtcggcaagggtgggagggttttgcgcgagagagagagagagagggggggactattccgcaaaaatcagatttttttcgtccttaatgaaaaaaatcagatatttttcctatttatagaaaattcccaattttcaaatattcataacttaatcatacgaactccgaatattacgttccacatatgcacgagatcgtatcgacgagctctacaactttcatgaaggaagttttccgaaattccatacgtataaaaagtcaatttttgagacgctcctaaatacgtacgatttcgaaataaaatcgttcaaactaattccaccacttctccaagcctcgtactcgctcccactatcgtgaaatcatttctaaaaaacaacggaatttaatttggatttttcggggtattacaacccTTTTGTTTTCATAGACTTGAACCAAATTCGAATCACTTTCTTGTGAATGTATTATTATGCAGGAGCCCAAGATATGTACCAAAGTGGCGTGCTAGCAACCATGGATGTGATGAGACTGGCAGAAGCACGTGTGTGCGAATTGTCGAATAAGAAGCTTACAATTTATTAAGTTTTAAAATTTTGTTATGGTTTAGTAAGATTGAGTTTATAAGCACACTGGAAGGTTTTGGAAGCATTATAAATAAATTTCAGTATGTCTGCTTGGATACACCATTATTTGTTCTGCAGATGCACTGATCTTCTGGTTAGCATCATCAAATGAAATTGTAAGAAATCAACCATAGCTAAGAGTATATCTGCAAGCTAATCATTAGTAAACAATGATGACCGGTATCCTTAAGGAAGAAAATTATGGAAAAGCTGGATATTTGGAAAAGCTTCTGAACATTTAAGCCAAGATAATTCTTTGAAGCTTAAATAAGCCATCAATATTATCATTTCATATGCAATGAAAGAGTGTCATGGTCTGAAACTTCTTATCAAACTACAAAACTGTCCCAGTGTCTATGCAATATAAATGGCActaacacaattcaacaaataaaaaaagtaatttTTTGCATATCTTCAACTTCCCAGCTACTTTTTGCCTTCTTCATTACTTTGTGAAGAATTAGCATGATTCATTGAAATTCTTTAACCATTTATCCTCCTTCAAATTGTGTTTCTCGAGCATATTACTCCATGCCAATAAccaatcatcttcatcctcatAGTCATATACACACTTTCCAAAATCATGAGCAACCTGTTCTGATCCGTGAAACACACGACTTAACCTCTTTGCTGCATTTTGGTAAATATGCCAAACACATAGTCTATGATAAGTTACAGGAAATACTTCTGCTATTGCACTAGCCATTGCTGCAGATTGGTCTGTAAGTATGGTTTTTGGTTGCTTTCCAGACATCGCTCCAAGAAAAGTCTCAAAAAGCCACTTAAAGGACTCAATGGTTTCATCATATAATAAAGCTGCACCAAATACCACTGTTTGCTTATGATGATTGACCCCAACAAATGGAGCAAATGGTCTACCATATTCATTAGTCTGATAAGTTGTGTCAAAACAAACGACGTCCCCAAAAAGACCATAATCACTTACTGAACGCTCATCTGCCCAAAAAATATTCGTGATCATATCATCCTCATCAAGTTGCTTTGAATAAAAAGAAGATGAATTATCCTCTTTCATTTTTTGGAAGTATTGCAATATAGCTCCAGCATCTTCTTTTTCCATCTTCACCCTTCGCTTTCGATGTATGTAATTCCAATAGTCCTTTTCCATAAAACCAAGATTCTCTCGTCCCCCAACTTCTCTACTCATCAATTCAACTATTGCTTTTGCTGAAATTCCTGACATCTCAGCATCATCAGCATGTTCTTTTTGAGCTTTAGAGAAACTTCGATTAATCTTTAACATATGC
Coding sequences within:
- the LOC133711185 gene encoding protein FAR1-RELATED SEQUENCE 5-like; translation: MEFSSDESAYKAYAKYGGKSGFNVRKQRKKRNNKGLVVRLLYCCSKEGYRKARTKRETSYSLPVTRVGCKAHMSCYRQSNGKFQTVSFEKNHNHELIKTPMKHMLKINRSFSKAQKEHADDAEMSGISAKAIVELMSREVGGRENLGFMEKDYWNYIHRKRRVKMEKEDAGAILQYFQKMKEDNSSSFYSKQLDEDDMITNIFWADERSVSDYGLFGDVVCFDTTYQTNEYGRPFAPFVGVNHHKQTVVFGAALLYDETIESFKWLFETFLGAMSGKQPKTILTDQSAAMASAIAEVFPVTYHRLCVWHIYQNAAKRLSRVFHGSEQVAHDFGKCVYDYEDEDDWLLAWSNMLEKHNLKEDKWLKNFNESC